Below is a window of Onychostoma macrolepis isolate SWU-2019 chromosome 06, ASM1243209v1, whole genome shotgun sequence DNA.
ttttcatgaaaattcTGCACAATGAAGGAAATTTCTTGGGTGGAGAAAAAGATGGACAGCAAGAAAATTAGCATGTCAGCAGTTTATGTTTTTGCTGTGTCTGTCGGACAGCTAGAAGCGGTTCCCATCTTGCACTTCCCTGTAAACCATAAAAACCTTTGTACCTATAACTGAATAATGAACCATTGTTTGCGTGTTGTATAATCATACTGTCTTTGATCGTATGTTCATGCCTGTGTTCTGTAGAGATCATTTGCCTTTATGAATATAACAAAacacttattattttaattaaactatgaTTGGATATCAAAACGTGTTGAGTGCGATGTGTGCACATAAATCACACTGTTGGTTCTTTTTAGCACAATCACGCTTgtatctaatcatgacaaagcATTGAGAGACTGGGGTCAAACTCCTCTCTCTTGCACTTTTATCCTTATTTTAGGGTGTATTTAAACGTATGGGCGTAGAGGGCGCTCTATTGTCACTGTCACATCACATATACAGACGGAAACGTTGCAGTTTGCAAAGTTGGAAACTTTTTGCAAGAACAGCGACCAGAGAGGAAAAGAggatatagttaaaaaaaaggTACGACAGTACAAACGTCTTAGTTTGCAGAAAATATGATGTCCAACAAACACTGTTTGCATAGAGCTGCATGACTTCTTTATCACGTGATTTTGTAGTTCAGCCCTTCCAGAAGACTGAGCACAAATGTGCTGTTCTTTACAGTTCTCATTGTTTCGGTTTGTTTTGTTGGTGTAATTTCgttaaattaaacattgtaaCGGTGCCTGTCTTAAAAATCGATATGTTCAGCTTTCACGCAGGCGGGGGttgctttaaaacaattttgtaatatatataatcgAATAACgcagtgtatttttaaaaacagaacTGTTGTGTGTAGACACGAGCGTGATACACAACAAATTGTGACTGATCAATGATTCATTTGTAACAGACATTCTGCATGACTGTCATTCAACATTATTAATCACTAAAGTGTCGAATGATCGAGGTGATTACGGTTATGATTATGAATACAGTTAGGTTACATTGTATTAATGTTCAATCCGTCACATATTCATTCATGgctcataatttaattaattgaggTTGTATTGATGATCCATAccaaatggtcacactttatgtTAATGTCAACAAATGGTTAAACACTTACGCGATAATAATAGTATGTGGCTATCAGGGCGGCATGtttggctcaaccaatggcgtGTGTTTGGGGCGGGACTAATTTTTTTTATCGACCAATGGCAGACGGAGGCGGTGTTCTGGGGAAACCGGTTTGACAACAGATTATTTTTGAACAGATTATTGTTTGATGTCACTAGTGGCGCTAAGGTTATACACTTCACCATCAACAGATCAGAAATTcatgtatacatataaatataagagttaatttaatgtttatcaTGTATTCATATCATGACATAACATATTATAATCCCTGCTAAAATAAAGCTTCAAGTTTAATTTATTCTGGAGTGTACACTACACCAGCATGTTTCTTCTTGTACTGAACTTCGTTTTTCTTGATCTTAACTAAGCAGTTTCTAAGGTTTGTTTGAGGACATCAGACAGTTACATGAACTGTACTTGTGTGTTTCAGGTCATGTCGTCCATTAAAGTTGAATGTGTTATCAAAGAACAGAATGAAGTCGGTGAGAGTCCGGTCTGGGAGGAGAAGGACTCCACTTTGTTGTATGTTGATATTCTGGGTAAAAGGGTCAGCCGGTGGAACTCACTGACCAATCAAATAGACAGTATTACCACAGGTAAGCCTGAAGACATACAGTAAGTTTAGAGTGGGCTGCATTTTTAGTGACTTTCAAggaaaatgtaatcaaattaacaGTCAATTCCCAGAATACATGTAGTCAGTGTTTGCATTGTAAtgttgattaatttaaatgtcttGTCTTTGCACAGAGAAACTTGTAGGCTGTGTGGTTCCACGGCAGGCAGGTGGTTACGTCATTGCGGAGGAAACACGGTTTGCATTTGTTGACTGGGTAAAGCGTTCAGTTACACCTGTCGCCAATGTCAATGACAGGGAAAAACCAAACACCCGCTTCAATGATGGAAAAGTAGATCCAGCTGGCAGGTTTTTTGCAGGTACTGTGTGAGAGAAATCACATGTTCAAAAGCATATTTTCACTCTGCATATGTAAAGTATAAGAAAATTGAAAGTATTATCTTGTGACAGTTGTAACTTTGCattgtagtttttgttttttacagaatttacagAAGCTGATAATAGTTTCTGGTTGAATTTAAAGATGTAGTCCaaccgaaaatgaaaatttttgcGCCATTTACTCAACTTTAtgtaattccaaacctgtatgcatttttttcttctgctgaacacaaaagaagatattatgaagaatgtatgaagaaccaaacagttttgtttCCCATTGACTTCCTTTGTATGCATCAAAAAACCAAGTCAATGGGAACAGAAactgaagaaagtaagtcacacaggtttggaatgacatgagggtgagtaaatgatgacagaattgtcattttggggtgaactaaacctttaattctttaaataaaCCAGTTGGACTGTGCCATTTACACTTCTTCTTTACTGTGTGCAGGTACCAT
It encodes the following:
- the rgn gene encoding regucalcin isoform X1; protein product: MVKHLRDNNSMWLSGRHVWLNQWRVFGAGLIFFIDQWQTEAVFWGNRFDNRLFLNRLLFDVTSGAKVMSSIKVECVIKEQNEVGESPVWEEKDSTLLYVDILGKRVSRWNSLTNQIDSITTEKLVGCVVPRQAGGYVIAEETRFAFVDWVKRSVTPVANVNDREKPNTRFNDGKVDPAGRFFAGTMGLDMKPDVTDGALYTLLPDQSVVQHFDQVHLSNGLDWSLDHRIFYYIDSLAFMVEAFDYDIQTGGLSNRRMVYKMEKDEGIPDGMCIDTEGKLWVACYSAGRVLRIDPQTGTRMQTVKLPAEKTTSCCFGGKDYSDLYVTSAYAGMDADSLAKHPEAGCTFKVSGLGVKGIPPFSYTG